One window from the genome of Ciconia boyciana chromosome 8, ASM3463844v1, whole genome shotgun sequence encodes:
- the LOC140656165 gene encoding mitotic-spindle organizing protein 2B-like has protein sequence MSEAVATAGMAVAAMAEARLRRKQLLSAEEAELFELAQAAGSGLDPEVFRVLLDLLRMNVAPLAVFQVLKSMCAGQRLPLGPEGGPLAAPAPLPTDTRGRNKTSSAVSGTQVLAERSSREGSAQRMPRQPSASRLQKAGASGKSSGGGNST, from the exons ATGTCGGAGGCGGTGGCAACAGCAGGGATGGCGGTGGCGGCGATGGCGGAGGCGCGGCTGCGGCGGAAGCAGCTGCTGAGTGCAGAGGAGGCGGAGTTGTTCGAGCTGGCGCAGGCGGCGGGCAGTGGTCTGGACCCAGAGGTGTTCCG GGTGCTGCTGGACCTGCTGCGCATGAACGTGGCGCCGCTCGCCGTCTTCCAGGTGCTCAAGTCCATGTGCGCCGGGCAGCGGCTGCCGCTGGGACCCGAGGGCGGACCCCTCGCCGCGCCGGCGCCGCTCCCCACCGACACCCGAG ggagaaataaaaccagttctGCTGTCAGCGGAACCCAGGTTCTAGCAGAAAGGAGCAGCCGGGAAGGATCTGCCCAGAGGATGCCTCGGCAACCGAGTGCAAGCcggctgcagaaagcaggagcTTCTGGAAAGAGCAGTGGAGGAGGCAACAGTACCTAA